In Actinomadura citrea, a single window of DNA contains:
- a CDS encoding ATP-binding cassette domain-containing protein, protein MTDEPIVVAEGLRKRFGDTQALDGLDLAVPAGTVCGVLGPNGAGKTTAVRILATLADADAGHARIAGHDVARDPDRVRARIGLAGQHAAVDEKLTGRGNLRMFGRLYHLTRREAHRRADELLERFGLAAAADRQVAGYSGGMRRRLDLITSLILRPQVLFLDEPTTGLDPRSRGEIWDAVRGLVADGTTVLLTTQYLDEADRLADDIAVIDHGRVIATGTPDRLKASIGDRLDVVLDDPAMAGRAAALLHTLTGSHPALEGERLSVPLTAGSVRLADVVRELDRAGVTVGDVGLRRPTLDEVFLRLTGNTPDPDTPDPGAGRGADTAARRKETVR, encoded by the coding sequence GTGACCGACGAACCGATCGTGGTGGCCGAGGGGCTGCGCAAGCGCTTCGGGGACACCCAGGCCCTGGACGGCCTCGACCTGGCCGTCCCCGCCGGCACGGTCTGCGGGGTCCTCGGCCCCAACGGCGCGGGCAAGACCACCGCCGTGCGGATCCTGGCCACGCTCGCCGACGCCGACGCCGGGCACGCCCGCATCGCCGGCCACGATGTCGCCCGCGACCCCGACCGGGTCCGCGCCCGCATCGGCCTGGCCGGCCAGCACGCCGCCGTCGACGAGAAGCTCACCGGACGCGGCAACCTGCGCATGTTCGGCCGCCTGTACCACCTGACCCGCCGCGAGGCCCACCGCCGCGCCGACGAGCTGCTGGAGCGGTTCGGGCTCGCCGCCGCCGCCGACCGGCAGGTCGCCGGCTACTCCGGCGGGATGCGCCGCCGCCTCGACCTGATCACCAGCCTGATCCTGCGGCCCCAGGTGCTGTTCCTGGACGAGCCCACCACCGGCCTGGACCCCCGCAGCCGCGGCGAGATCTGGGACGCCGTCCGCGGCCTGGTCGCCGACGGCACCACCGTCCTGCTCACCACCCAGTACCTGGACGAGGCCGACCGGCTCGCCGACGACATCGCCGTCATCGACCACGGCCGCGTCATCGCCACCGGCACCCCCGACCGGCTCAAGGCCTCCATCGGCGACCGCCTCGACGTCGTCCTGGACGACCCCGCCATGGCCGGCCGCGCCGCCGCGCTCCTGCACACCCTCACCGGCAGCCACCCGGCCCTGGAGGGCGAACGCCTCTCGGTGCCGCTCACCGCCGGATCGGTGCGGCTGGCCGACGTCGTCCGCGAACTCGACCGCGCCGGCGTCACCGTCGGCGACGTCGGGCTGCGCCGCCCCACCCTCGACGAGGTGTTCCTCCGCCTCACCGGAAACACCCCCGACCCCGACACCCCCGACCCCGGTGCCGGGCGCGGCGCCGACACCGCCGCGCGGCGCAAGGAGACCGTCCGATGA
- a CDS encoding class I SAM-dependent methyltransferase → MGEHYFAERPGAASRRRTVDLVLPDLHLRLDTDSGMFSPDRIDPGTRVLLETVPAPPATGDLLDLGCGYGPIAITMGKRSPQARVLGVDVNQRAITLAESNAKAADLDNVRFSLVDEADAELRFAAIWSNPPIRIGKAALHDLLLAWLPRLAPGGLAHLVVQKHLGSDSLQRWLAAQGFPTERIASRSAYRVLRVAPRTEGHTR, encoded by the coding sequence GTGGGGGAACACTACTTCGCGGAGCGGCCGGGCGCCGCCAGCCGCCGCCGCACCGTCGACCTCGTCCTGCCGGACCTGCACCTGCGGCTCGACACCGACAGCGGCATGTTCTCCCCCGACCGCATCGACCCCGGCACCCGCGTGCTGCTGGAGACCGTCCCCGCCCCACCGGCGACCGGTGACCTGCTCGATCTCGGCTGCGGATACGGCCCCATCGCCATCACCATGGGCAAGCGCTCGCCCCAGGCGAGGGTTTTGGGAGTTGATGTGAATCAGCGAGCCATAACTCTCGCTGAGAGCAATGCTAAGGCCGCCGACCTTGACAATGTAAGGTTCAGTCTGGTGGACGAGGCCGACGCCGAGCTGCGGTTCGCGGCGATCTGGTCCAACCCCCCGATCCGCATCGGCAAGGCCGCCCTGCACGACCTCCTCCTCGCCTGGCTCCCCCGCCTGGCCCCAGGCGGCCTCGCCCACCTCGTCGTCCAGAAGCACCTCGGCTCCGACTCCCTCCAGAGGTGGCTCGCGGCCCAGGGCTTCCCCACCGAACGGATCGCCTCCCGATCCGCCTACCGCGTCCTGCGCGTCGCACCCCGCACGGAAGGCCACACCCGATGA
- a CDS encoding DUF885 domain-containing protein encodes MTALDDLADRYVDEFAALDPCLAALMGIAGQDARLTDYGPDGLEARAELTRRTLAELGRVPVRDGAGRIAAAVLRERLEVEAALDEAGVREQFLDTTDGPVQRLRMAVELLDQGPDTDWEAVRARVGALPEALAGLRASLRRACGRGRVAARRQVLRSARECADTPAYLAGLAARYGDGPLRGALREAASAASAALEEFASFLSGELAARAPERDALGADRYRLGVRDFLGTDLDLAETYAWGWEELARIESEMEAAAEEILPGEPLPAVMAALDADPAHRVGGAEAFRGWIQELADRAIADLDGVHFDIPGPLRRIECRIPPVEAGIYYLAPAEDLSRPGTVWWTVEDPSADIVTWTVPTTMFHEGVPGHHLQLGVTTLNRGLNRFQRLSSELHPGHCEGWGLYAERLMDELGHYRDPAHRLGMLAGGQRFRAARVVLDIGLHLELPIPAGSGFHEGERWTPELGFEFLRARKGPDPDSVVAFEIDRYLGRPGQAIAYKLGERVWLEAREAARRREGAGFDLKEFHRRALDLGPMGLDLLRAELSRS; translated from the coding sequence GTGACCGCTCTGGATGACCTTGCCGACCGCTATGTGGACGAGTTCGCCGCGCTGGATCCGTGCCTGGCGGCGCTGATGGGGATCGCCGGGCAGGACGCGCGGCTGACCGACTACGGCCCGGACGGGCTGGAGGCGCGTGCGGAGCTGACGCGGCGGACGCTGGCAGAGCTGGGCCGTGTCCCGGTGCGGGACGGGGCGGGGCGGATCGCGGCGGCGGTACTGCGGGAGCGTCTGGAGGTCGAGGCGGCGCTGGACGAGGCGGGGGTGCGGGAGCAGTTCCTGGACACCACCGACGGGCCCGTGCAGCGGCTGCGGATGGCCGTGGAGCTGCTGGACCAGGGGCCGGACACCGACTGGGAGGCCGTCCGCGCGCGGGTGGGGGCGCTGCCGGAGGCTCTGGCGGGGCTGCGGGCGTCGTTGCGGCGGGCGTGCGGGCGGGGCCGGGTGGCGGCGCGGCGGCAGGTGCTGCGCAGTGCCCGCGAGTGCGCGGACACTCCGGCGTATCTGGCGGGCCTGGCGGCGCGGTACGGGGACGGGCCGTTGCGGGGCGCCCTGCGGGAGGCGGCGTCGGCTGCGTCGGCGGCGCTGGAGGAGTTCGCGTCGTTCCTGTCGGGGGAGTTGGCGGCGCGGGCGCCGGAGCGGGACGCGCTGGGCGCCGACCGGTACCGGCTGGGGGTGCGGGACTTTCTCGGGACGGATCTGGACCTGGCCGAGACGTACGCGTGGGGCTGGGAGGAGCTGGCGCGGATCGAGTCGGAGATGGAGGCCGCGGCGGAGGAGATTCTGCCGGGCGAGCCGCTGCCGGCGGTGATGGCGGCGCTGGACGCCGATCCGGCGCACCGGGTCGGGGGCGCGGAGGCGTTCCGGGGGTGGATCCAGGAGTTGGCGGATCGGGCGATCGCCGATCTGGACGGGGTGCACTTCGACATTCCGGGGCCGTTGCGGCGGATCGAGTGCCGGATCCCGCCGGTGGAGGCGGGGATCTACTACCTGGCGCCGGCCGAGGACCTGTCCCGTCCGGGGACGGTGTGGTGGACGGTGGAGGATCCGTCCGCCGACATCGTGACCTGGACGGTGCCGACGACGATGTTCCACGAGGGGGTGCCGGGCCACCACCTCCAGTTGGGGGTGACGACGCTGAACCGGGGCCTGAACCGGTTCCAGCGCCTGTCGAGCGAGCTGCACCCGGGGCATTGCGAGGGGTGGGGGCTGTACGCGGAGCGGCTGATGGACGAGCTGGGCCACTACCGGGATCCGGCGCACCGGCTGGGGATGCTGGCGGGTGGGCAGCGGTTCCGGGCGGCGCGGGTGGTGCTGGACATCGGGTTGCATCTGGAGCTGCCGATCCCGGCGGGGTCGGGGTTTCACGAGGGGGAGCGGTGGACGCCCGAGCTGGGTTTCGAGTTCCTGCGGGCTCGTAAGGGGCCCGATCCCGATTCGGTGGTGGCGTTCGAGATCGACCGGTATCTGGGGCGTCCGGGGCAGGCGATCGCCTACAAGCTGGGGGAGCGGGTCTGGCTGGAGGCGCGGGAGGCGGCGCGGCGCCGGGAGGGTGCGGGCTTCGATCTGAAGGAGTTCCATCGGCGGGCGCTGGATCTGGGGCCGATGGGGCTGGACCTGCTGCGCGCGGAACTGTCGCGGTCGTGA
- a CDS encoding DUF58 domain-containing protein yields the protein MTPRRRRSGKLAHLAPERTLRRLELQVTRRLDGLLNGEHLGLLPGPGTELAEARLYQPGEDDVRHMDWAVTARTTIPHVRDLIADHELEAWALVDLTPSMDFGTGTMIKRDLAVAALAAVGFLTVRLGDRVGAYLLHDDGMRRWPARTGKAAMYALLQAVLDAQSVDDGAGPRAGTIAPPRDLAAAVASLDRGQTRRGLRVVISDFLAPDGADTADDGPHGQPAWERPLRRLTARHQVLAIEIIDPRELDLPDVGLVEMTDPETGTVHEIVLSRRVRERYAAAAAEQRARTRAALRRSGAHHLVLRTDRDWIADVARFSLRQRRAAGRPVTNAGVRP from the coding sequence ATGACCCCCCGGCGCCGGCGCAGCGGCAAACTCGCCCACCTCGCCCCCGAACGCACCCTGCGCCGCCTAGAACTCCAGGTCACCCGCCGCCTCGACGGCCTCCTCAACGGCGAGCACCTCGGCCTGCTCCCCGGCCCCGGCACCGAACTCGCCGAAGCCCGCCTCTACCAGCCCGGCGAGGACGACGTCCGCCACATGGACTGGGCCGTCACCGCCCGCACCACCATCCCGCACGTCCGCGACCTCATCGCCGACCACGAACTCGAAGCCTGGGCCCTGGTCGACCTCACCCCCAGCATGGACTTCGGCACCGGCACCATGATCAAACGCGACCTCGCCGTCGCCGCCCTCGCCGCCGTCGGCTTCCTCACCGTCCGCCTAGGCGACCGCGTCGGCGCCTACCTCCTCCACGACGACGGCATGCGCCGCTGGCCCGCCCGCACCGGCAAGGCCGCCATGTACGCCCTCCTCCAAGCCGTCCTCGACGCCCAGTCCGTCGACGACGGCGCCGGACCACGTGCCGGCACCATCGCCCCGCCCCGCGACCTCGCCGCCGCCGTCGCCTCCCTCGACCGCGGCCAGACCCGCCGCGGCCTGCGCGTCGTCATCTCCGACTTCCTCGCCCCCGACGGCGCCGACACCGCCGACGACGGCCCCCACGGCCAACCCGCCTGGGAACGCCCCCTGCGCCGCCTCACCGCCCGCCACCAGGTCCTCGCCATCGAGATCATCGACCCCCGCGAACTCGACCTGCCCGACGTCGGCCTCGTCGAGATGACCGACCCCGAGACCGGCACCGTCCACGAGATCGTCCTCAGCCGCCGCGTCCGCGAACGCTACGCCGCCGCGGCCGCCGAACAGCGCGCCCGCACCCGCGCCGCCCTGCGCCGCAGCGGCGCCCACCACCTCGTCCTGCGCACCGACCGCGACTGGATCGCCGACGTCGCCCGCTTCTCCCTCCGCCAGCGCCGCGCCGCAGGCCGGCCCGTCACCAACGCGGGAGTGCGCCCATGA
- a CDS encoding benzaldehyde dehydrogenase, giving the protein MTLLDPGAWTGKIFDGGWAAAGDGGVFEVSEPATGGTLGTLGRAGAADVARAARAAAAAQRDWAARTYEERAAVLRAAGRLFEEHAAEIGDWIVREAGSIPPKAELETHFAASLCYESAALASHPQGLVLPSAQPRWSLARRRPAGVVSVISPFNFPLILAMRSVAPALALGNAVLLKPDPRTAVCGGVSIARIFQEAGLPDGLLHLLPGGREAGEAVVAAPEVRVVSFTGSTAAGRRIGEVCGRLLKRAHLELGGNNALIVLPGARIADAVSAGAWGAFLHQGQICMTSGRHLVHESLHAEYVAALADRADKLPVGDPAAGPVALGPIIDAGQLAHVDELVKATVAAGARLAAGGTHEGLFYRPTVLDEVTPDMPAYAQEVFGPVAPVVPFSTPQEAVELASATEYGLSLGILGDVGQAMKIADAVPTGLVHINDQTVNDEPVVPFGGVAASGNGSRFGGPDANIEAFTETQWVTIRGEIATYPF; this is encoded by the coding sequence ATGACGTTGCTCGACCCTGGCGCGTGGACCGGGAAGATCTTCGACGGCGGCTGGGCGGCGGCCGGCGACGGCGGCGTGTTCGAGGTGAGCGAGCCCGCGACCGGCGGGACGCTCGGCACACTGGGCCGGGCGGGCGCCGCGGACGTGGCACGGGCGGCGCGGGCCGCGGCGGCGGCGCAGCGGGACTGGGCGGCCCGCACCTACGAGGAGCGCGCCGCGGTGCTGCGGGCGGCGGGCCGGCTGTTCGAGGAGCACGCCGCCGAGATCGGCGACTGGATCGTGCGGGAGGCGGGGTCGATCCCCCCGAAGGCGGAACTGGAGACGCATTTCGCGGCGAGCCTGTGCTACGAGTCGGCCGCGCTGGCCTCGCACCCCCAGGGACTGGTGCTGCCGTCGGCGCAGCCGCGGTGGAGCCTGGCGCGGCGCCGCCCCGCCGGGGTGGTGAGCGTGATCTCGCCGTTCAACTTCCCGCTGATCCTGGCGATGCGGTCGGTGGCGCCGGCGCTGGCGCTCGGCAACGCCGTGCTGCTCAAGCCGGACCCGCGCACGGCGGTGTGCGGCGGGGTGAGCATCGCGCGGATCTTCCAGGAGGCGGGCCTGCCGGACGGGCTGCTGCACCTGCTGCCGGGCGGCCGCGAGGCCGGGGAGGCGGTCGTGGCGGCGCCGGAGGTGCGGGTGGTGTCCTTCACCGGCTCCACCGCCGCCGGACGCAGGATCGGCGAGGTGTGCGGGCGGCTCCTCAAGCGCGCCCACCTGGAGCTCGGCGGCAACAACGCGCTGATCGTGCTGCCGGGCGCGCGGATCGCCGACGCGGTGTCGGCGGGGGCGTGGGGCGCCTTCCTGCACCAGGGGCAGATCTGCATGACCTCCGGGCGGCACCTGGTGCACGAGAGCCTGCACGCCGAGTACGTGGCGGCGCTGGCAGACAGGGCCGACAAGCTCCCGGTCGGCGACCCGGCCGCCGGGCCGGTCGCCCTCGGCCCCATCATCGACGCCGGACAGCTCGCGCACGTCGACGAGCTCGTCAAGGCGACCGTCGCGGCCGGGGCACGGCTGGCGGCGGGCGGCACCCACGAAGGCCTGTTCTACCGCCCGACCGTGCTGGACGAGGTGACGCCCGACATGCCCGCCTACGCGCAGGAGGTGTTCGGGCCGGTCGCGCCGGTGGTGCCGTTCTCCACGCCGCAGGAGGCGGTGGAGCTCGCCTCGGCGACCGAATACGGGCTGTCGCTGGGCATCCTCGGCGACGTGGGCCAGGCAATGAAGATCGCCGACGCCGTCCCGACGGGACTGGTCCACATCAACGACCAGACGGTCAACGACGAGCCGGTCGTGCCGTTCGGCGGGGTGGCGGCGTCGGGCAACGGGTCCCGGTTCGGCGGCCCGGATGCCAACATCGAGGCGTTCACCGAGACGCAGTGGGTCACGATCCGCGGCGAGATCGCCACCTACCCCTTCTGA
- a CDS encoding AAA family ATPase has protein sequence MTIAATDVDEAAVLLQYTLAEVKKVIVGQEHMVERMIVALLARGHCLLEGVPGVAKTLAVGTLARVVGGTFARLQFTPDLVPSDIVGTRIYHPSTEQFDVELGPVFVNFVLADEINRAPAKVQSALLEVMAERQVSLGGNTYPLPRPFLVLATQNPIESEGVYPLPEAQRDRFLMRVDVHHPAAHEELQILQRMSVDPPEAAQILDTDRLAGLQRAAQEVSVHELIADYIVRLVMATREPDQYRLPDLRGVIDIGASPRATLGLAAAARALALIAGRDYVLPDDVRAVARDVMAHRIVLTFDALADGIDTADVINQILAAVPPPRVVWNHGAAAVTSA, from the coding sequence ATGACCATCGCCGCCACCGACGTCGACGAGGCCGCAGTCCTCCTGCAGTACACCCTCGCCGAAGTCAAGAAGGTCATCGTCGGCCAGGAGCACATGGTCGAACGCATGATCGTCGCGCTCCTCGCCCGCGGCCACTGCCTCCTGGAAGGCGTCCCCGGCGTCGCCAAGACCCTCGCCGTCGGCACCCTCGCCCGCGTCGTCGGCGGCACCTTCGCCCGCCTCCAGTTCACCCCCGACCTCGTCCCCTCCGACATCGTCGGCACCCGCATCTACCACCCCTCCACCGAACAGTTCGACGTCGAACTCGGCCCCGTCTTCGTCAACTTCGTCCTCGCCGACGAGATCAACCGCGCCCCCGCCAAAGTCCAGTCGGCCCTCCTGGAGGTCATGGCCGAACGCCAGGTCTCCCTCGGCGGCAACACCTACCCCCTCCCCCGCCCCTTCCTCGTCCTCGCCACCCAGAACCCCATCGAGTCCGAAGGCGTCTACCCCCTCCCCGAAGCACAACGCGACCGCTTCCTCATGAGAGTCGACGTCCACCACCCCGCCGCCCACGAGGAACTCCAAATCCTCCAGCGCATGAGCGTCGACCCGCCCGAAGCCGCCCAGATCCTCGACACCGACCGCCTCGCCGGCCTCCAGCGCGCCGCCCAGGAGGTCTCCGTCCACGAACTCATCGCCGACTACATCGTCCGGCTCGTCATGGCCACCCGCGAACCCGACCAGTACCGCCTCCCCGACCTGCGCGGCGTCATCGACATCGGCGCCAGCCCCCGCGCCACCCTCGGCCTCGCCGCCGCGGCCCGCGCCCTCGCCCTGATCGCCGGACGCGACTACGTCCTGCCCGACGACGTGCGCGCCGTCGCCCGCGACGTCATGGCCCACCGCATCGTCCTCACCTTCGACGCCCTCGCCGACGGCATCGACACCGCCGACGTCATCAACCAGATCCTCGCCGCCGTCCCCCCACCCCGCGTCGTCTGGAACCACGGCGCGGCGGCGGTGACCAGCGCATGA
- a CDS encoding VWA domain-containing protein yields MTFLSPERLWLLGLLPLVVAAYLLLQLRRRQYAVRFTNLALLSQIAPRRPGWRRHVSAALFLIMIAFMMFGFARPATAVKVPRDRATIVVAVDVSLSMMARDVSPSRLDAAKAAAKRFIGDLPRRFNVGVVAFAGNANLIAAPTADRDAAVASLDQLVLAKRTAIGEAVFTSLQAVRSFDAQASQDPPPAHIVLLSDGDNTTGRSVQEAVDASRLAHVPVSTIAFGTPYGTVDIEGETTSVSVNKETLKSLAESTEGKAYEAADADQLREVYANIGSSLGFRTEHRDVAARYVGIALLFAFAAGGVSLAWFSRLP; encoded by the coding sequence ATGACCTTCCTGTCACCCGAACGGCTCTGGCTCCTCGGCCTCCTGCCGCTCGTGGTCGCCGCCTACCTGCTCCTGCAACTGCGCCGCCGCCAGTACGCCGTCCGGTTCACCAACCTCGCACTGCTGTCCCAGATCGCCCCCCGCCGCCCCGGGTGGCGCCGGCACGTCTCGGCCGCCCTGTTCCTCATCATGATCGCCTTCATGATGTTCGGGTTCGCGCGCCCCGCCACCGCCGTCAAGGTCCCCCGCGACCGCGCCACCATCGTGGTCGCCGTCGACGTGTCGCTGTCCATGATGGCCAGGGACGTCTCCCCCAGCCGCCTCGACGCCGCCAAGGCCGCCGCCAAGCGGTTCATCGGCGACCTGCCCCGCCGCTTCAACGTCGGCGTCGTCGCCTTCGCCGGCAACGCCAACCTCATCGCCGCCCCGACCGCCGACCGCGACGCCGCCGTCGCCTCCCTCGACCAGCTCGTCCTGGCCAAGCGCACCGCCATCGGCGAGGCGGTGTTCACCTCCCTGCAGGCCGTCCGGTCCTTCGACGCCCAGGCCAGCCAGGACCCGCCGCCCGCCCACATCGTCCTGCTGTCCGACGGGGACAACACCACCGGACGCTCGGTGCAGGAGGCCGTCGACGCCAGCCGCCTCGCCCACGTCCCGGTCTCCACCATCGCCTTCGGCACCCCCTACGGCACCGTCGACATCGAAGGCGAGACCACCAGCGTCTCGGTCAACAAGGAGACCCTGAAGAGCCTCGCGGAGAGCACCGAGGGCAAGGCCTACGAGGCCGCCGACGCCGACCAGCTCCGCGAGGTCTACGCCAACATCGGCAGCTCCCTCGGCTTCAGGACCGAGCACCGCGACGTCGCCGCCCGCTACGTCGGCATCGCGCTGCTGTTCGCCTTCGCCGCCGGCGGCGTCTCACTCGCCTGGTTCTCCCGCCTCCCCTGA
- a CDS encoding TetR/AcrR family transcriptional regulator has translation MTGGERHVSIWSIPERQGRGPRPAYSRTQITEAAIRIADAEGLEAASMRRIAADLGTGAMSLYRYVPSREDLIELMIDHVLLEMDIPERPSGDWRADLTLIAENTRAVWRGHAWLAGLARPRATLGPNRLRLLEFAFGALDVGIPIDDMLTLLDMLNGYVERTVRGEIEWMREMRQSGMTPERWMMQSAPYVRELLDSGRYPMFERIVKDARLPHMSGEEQFWYGLERVLDCIACAMPDPS, from the coding sequence TTGACAGGCGGCGAGCGGCACGTCAGCATCTGGTCGATTCCCGAGCGGCAGGGCCGGGGACCGCGCCCCGCGTACAGCCGCACCCAGATCACCGAGGCGGCGATCCGCATCGCCGACGCCGAGGGGCTGGAGGCGGCCTCGATGCGCCGCATCGCAGCCGACCTGGGCACCGGCGCGATGTCGCTGTACCGCTACGTGCCCTCCCGCGAGGACCTGATCGAGCTGATGATCGACCACGTCCTGCTGGAGATGGACATCCCCGAGCGGCCGAGCGGCGACTGGCGCGCCGACCTGACGCTGATCGCCGAGAACACCCGCGCGGTGTGGCGCGGGCACGCCTGGCTGGCGGGCCTGGCCCGGCCGCGCGCCACGCTCGGCCCCAACCGGCTGCGGCTGCTGGAGTTCGCCTTCGGCGCGCTGGACGTCGGCATCCCGATCGACGACATGCTCACCCTGCTGGACATGCTGAACGGCTACGTCGAGCGCACGGTGCGCGGCGAGATCGAGTGGATGCGGGAGATGCGCCAGAGCGGGATGACGCCCGAGCGCTGGATGATGCAGAGCGCCCCCTACGTCCGCGAGCTGCTCGACTCCGGCAGGTACCCGATGTTCGAGCGCATCGTGAAGGACGCGCGCCTGCCCCACATGTCCGGCGAGGAGCAGTTCTGGTATGGGCTGGAGCGCGTCCTGGACTGCATCGCGTGCGCCATGCCCGACCCGTCCTGA
- a CDS encoding alpha/beta hydrolase — protein sequence MGRDPEYLAFLRARLAAPGGTGRTVGDARREHAADLARSPRPPVDTVTDLTVEGPAGPIPARLYRPAWDGPAPVLVYLHGGGWVLGDVESYDPVVRALAVASGVAWMSAGYRRPPEDPFPAALDDAVAAVRWVAANAARLGLDPARVGVAGDSAGGQLAAAAAGLLRAAGPARPVLQVLLYPALDLREVPPPLPDPDGLRFPPSGAGRALDAYLRGADRTGPRVSPLLDPDLSGLPPAVIATAEHDRLRPQAEAYAARLREAGVPVALVPGTGLDHGFLGWGAFARRPAEAVALIGAAVRSALT from the coding sequence ATGGGCCGCGATCCGGAGTACCTGGCGTTCCTGCGGGCCCGCCTCGCCGCGCCCGGCGGGACGGGCCGCACGGTCGGCGACGCCCGCCGCGAGCACGCCGCCGACCTCGCCCGCTCCCCGCGCCCGCCCGTCGACACCGTCACGGACCTGACGGTGGAGGGACCCGCGGGCCCGATCCCCGCCCGGCTGTACCGGCCGGCCTGGGACGGCCCGGCGCCGGTGCTGGTGTACCTGCACGGCGGCGGGTGGGTGCTCGGCGACGTCGAGTCCTACGACCCGGTCGTGCGGGCCCTGGCGGTGGCCAGCGGTGTGGCGTGGATGTCGGCCGGATACCGGCGCCCGCCCGAGGACCCGTTCCCGGCCGCGCTGGACGACGCCGTCGCCGCCGTCCGCTGGGTCGCGGCGAACGCGGCCCGCCTCGGCCTGGACCCCGCCCGGGTCGGGGTCGCCGGAGACAGCGCGGGCGGCCAGCTCGCCGCGGCGGCCGCCGGGCTGCTGCGCGCCGCGGGGCCCGCCCGGCCCGTCCTGCAGGTCCTGCTGTACCCCGCGCTGGACCTGCGCGAGGTCCCGCCGCCGCTGCCCGACCCCGACGGGCTGCGGTTCCCGCCCTCGGGCGCCGGCCGCGCCCTGGACGCCTACCTGCGCGGCGCCGACCGCACCGGCCCGCGAGTGTCGCCGCTGCTGGACCCCGACCTGTCGGGCCTGCCCCCGGCGGTGATCGCGACCGCCGAGCACGACCGGCTGCGCCCGCAGGCCGAGGCGTACGCGGCGCGGCTGCGAGAGGCCGGCGTGCCCGTCGCGCTCGTGCCCGGGACGGGCCTGGACCACGGCTTCCTCGGATGGGGGGCGTTCGCGCGCCGCCCCGCCGAGGCCGTCGCGCTGATCGGCGCCGCCGTGCGCAGCGCCCTCACCTGA
- a CDS encoding LysE family translocator: protein MLESLLAFAGAAVLIAMAPGPSTVVIMRQSMRSGRRAGLATVLGNETGVLLWGVAAAVGLSALLAASRLAFEGLRVAGAVVLVWFGVRALWHARRGGPAAAGAGEDLGAGSDAGAGGSGWRSYRLGLVTNFANPKAGVFAVSFLPQFVPEGWPVAAVLVGFSVLWALIDLVWYTAVVWLVGAARQVLGRPGVRRRLDQVSGVVLVGLGVRLAAEAR from the coding sequence ATGCTGGAGAGTTTGCTCGCGTTCGCGGGCGCGGCGGTGCTGATCGCGATGGCGCCGGGCCCGAGCACGGTGGTGATCATGCGTCAGTCGATGCGGTCGGGGCGGCGTGCCGGGCTGGCGACGGTGCTGGGCAACGAGACGGGCGTGCTGTTGTGGGGGGTGGCGGCGGCGGTGGGGCTGTCGGCTCTGCTGGCGGCGTCGCGGTTGGCGTTCGAGGGTTTGCGGGTCGCCGGCGCGGTGGTGCTGGTGTGGTTCGGGGTGCGGGCGTTGTGGCATGCGCGTCGCGGCGGTCCGGCCGCGGCGGGTGCGGGTGAGGATCTGGGCGCGGGGTCGGACGCGGGGGCCGGGGGTTCGGGGTGGCGGTCCTACCGGTTGGGGCTGGTGACGAATTTCGCCAATCCGAAGGCGGGGGTGTTCGCGGTGTCGTTCCTGCCGCAGTTCGTGCCGGAGGGGTGGCCGGTCGCGGCGGTGCTGGTGGGGTTCTCGGTGCTGTGGGCGCTGATCGACCTGGTCTGGTACACGGCGGTGGTGTGGCTGGTGGGGGCGGCGCGGCAGGTGCTGGGGCGTCCGGGGGTGCGGCGGCGGCTGGACCAGGTGTCGGGCGTGGTGCTGGTGGGGCTGGGCGTGCGGCTTGCGGCCGAGGCCCGCTGA
- a CDS encoding TrmH family RNA methyltransferase gives MSTPDPAQGRRQLRPTDVKRLNRDWRRRTGARLDLLVESVTQPFNMGSIIRSAAVFGVEHLWLAGNATPPTHRNVAKTALGTDRLVSWEHAGTAAEAAAAVRKEGLRLVAVELTADAVPLHEAPLDGDVCLAIGSEDHGCSPALLTAADAVTYIPQIGRVGSLNVAVATAIALAEARRREWST, from the coding sequence ATGAGCACCCCCGACCCCGCGCAGGGACGCCGCCAGCTGCGCCCCACCGACGTCAAGCGCCTCAACCGCGACTGGCGCCGCCGCACCGGCGCCCGCCTCGACCTGCTCGTCGAATCGGTCACCCAGCCGTTCAACATGGGCTCGATCATCCGCAGCGCCGCCGTGTTCGGCGTCGAGCACCTCTGGCTCGCCGGCAACGCCACGCCCCCCACCCACCGCAACGTGGCCAAGACCGCCCTCGGCACCGACCGCCTCGTCTCCTGGGAGCACGCCGGCACCGCCGCCGAGGCCGCCGCCGCCGTCCGCAAGGAGGGCCTGCGCCTGGTCGCGGTGGAGCTGACCGCCGACGCCGTGCCCCTGCACGAGGCACCCCTCGACGGGGACGTCTGCCTCGCCATCGGCAGCGAGGACCACGGCTGCTCCCCCGCCCTCCTGACCGCCGCCGACGCCGTCACCTACATCCCCCAGATCGGACGCGTCGGCTCCCTCAACGTCGCCGTCGCCACCGCCATCGCCCTCGCCGAAGCCCGCCGCCGCGAGTGGAGCACATGA